In Gammaproteobacteria bacterium, a genomic segment contains:
- a CDS encoding efflux RND transporter periplasmic adaptor subunit, with product MNKKARILTVGGLIVAILIVLVAWRVVSYSHAGRNKLDDAPLTVDTAIVTRKPMPVQLQAVGQVQSEHTVNIQPQVSGVLKQVFFTEGQYVHKGQRLFQIDPAPFAAALASAKSAYMTAKAQADREAPLAAKDYISPQDYQSAVATATQAQAALQQAEINLSYTSIVSPIDGLTGNLAVKAGNVVSPTGTTPLVTINQMKPILVQFNIPQNFLPQVRQYDSGRGIQVFITREDGTSDLGQGKLVFIDNTVNTSTGTVMLKAEVPNKNVQLWPGQYVGVTMQLTVQPNAVVIPSTAIQSSEQGNFVYKVVDDTAVVQLVTVNRQIGDLVVINSGLNGGERVITRVSRNLRPNMKVKPNTTAAPAAGAPGIALP from the coding sequence TTGAACAAGAAAGCCAGAATCCTGACTGTCGGCGGACTGATCGTCGCCATCCTCATCGTGCTCGTGGCCTGGCGCGTGGTCAGCTACTCGCACGCGGGACGCAACAAACTCGATGATGCCCCACTCACGGTCGACACCGCCATCGTCACCCGCAAGCCCATGCCGGTTCAGTTGCAGGCCGTGGGCCAGGTGCAGTCGGAACACACGGTGAACATCCAGCCGCAGGTAAGCGGCGTGCTCAAGCAGGTGTTCTTCACCGAGGGCCAGTACGTGCACAAGGGCCAGCGGTTGTTCCAGATTGATCCCGCGCCGTTTGCAGCCGCGCTGGCATCCGCCAAATCCGCATATATGACCGCCAAAGCCCAGGCCGACCGCGAAGCGCCGCTCGCGGCCAAGGATTACATCTCGCCCCAGGACTACCAGAGCGCCGTGGCCACCGCCACCCAGGCGCAGGCCGCGCTGCAGCAGGCCGAGATCAACCTTTCCTACACCAGCATCGTGTCGCCGATTGACGGCCTGACCGGCAACCTCGCGGTCAAAGCCGGCAATGTGGTGTCGCCTACCGGCACCACGCCGCTCGTGACCATCAACCAGATGAAACCTATCCTGGTGCAGTTCAACATTCCGCAGAACTTCCTGCCGCAGGTGCGCCAGTACGACAGCGGACGCGGCATCCAGGTGTTCATCACGCGCGAGGACGGCACCAGCGACCTCGGCCAGGGCAAGCTGGTATTCATCGACAACACCGTCAACACCAGCACCGGCACGGTGATGCTCAAGGCCGAGGTGCCCAACAAAAACGTGCAGCTCTGGCCCGGCCAGTATGTGGGCGTGACCATGCAACTCACGGTGCAACCGAATGCGGTGGTGATACCGAGCACCGCGATCCAGTCCAGCGAGCAAGGTAATTTCGTTTATAAAGTGGTCGATGACACCGCGGTGGTGCAGCTGGTCACCGTCAATCGCCAGATCGGCGACCTCGTGGTCATCAACTCGGGCCTGAACGGCGGCGAACGCGTGATCACGCGCGTATCCCGCAATCTGCGGCCCAACATGAAAGTGAAGCCCAACACCACAGCCGCACCTGCCGCCGGGGCGCCGGGCATAGCACTGCCATGA
- a CDS encoding efflux RND transporter permease subunit — MKANLSAPFIHRPVMTTVIMSALLIFGLVAYFTLPISELPNVDFPTIQVRASLPGADPKTMASSVATPLEKQFTTIAGLQSMNSTSSTGSTEITLQFDLSRNIDAAAQDVQTAISQATRQLPNNMPTPPTLRKVNPADYSVVYLGLTAEHVPLTQLDEYAETIVAERLSMVPGVAQVNVFGSHKYAVRLYMNPYALAARNLSLNQVVTAVQNGNTNLPSGTMYGATSTYTVQASGQLTNANAYNKLIVAYQNGAPVHLDDVGQAVNSIQQDKQVTYFFDNTQGNHQLQPAIVLGVQRQPGSNTVQIAQDISKLLPDLTANAPGDASLHLIYSRGTYISASIHEVKFTLILAIFLVVIVIFVFLRNIRATVISALALPTSIIGTFAVMKALGFSLDNLSLMALVLAVGFVVDDAIVMLENIVRYREKGEPTLRAALIGSKEIGFTVLSMTLSLVAVFLPILLMGGLLGRLFREFAITVSVAILISGLVSLTLTPMLCSRFLKESGTHGKLYATLEKAFDKSRDWYVKTLSWSVDHWRSMLVVAAAMLVLTFYFFAVVPKGFIPSEDTGQVFMSTEAPSGITFDELKALQTRVTKIVQQNPGVASAMSSAGQGHGASASSYGGWGMIGLKPESERRYSADQIIQQLRKAVAPVHDMQVYFQNPPAIRIGGFSGNGDFTYILQGLDVDSLDQAATKFLPKLQAVPGLQDVDSDLVLNNPQININILRNTASTLGVNATAIQSTLYNAYGGNEISTIFGSSDEFYVMMQLAPQYQSDIQALNALYVPSDTGNLVPLRTVADLTPGVGPTQVDHYQQLPSVAFSFNLAPGVSLGEAASRVQQLAASALPSDITGVFAGNAATFQDSLVQLPILLIITVLVIYMVLAILYEHFIHPITILTALPLAMVGALLTLILFGQQLDIFSFVGLIMLVGLVKKNGIIMVDFAIQMKRDHNLNARDAVIEACKVRFRPIMMTTFAAILGVLPIAVSTGMGTEARRPLGIAVVGGLIFSQALTLYITPAFYVAMEHLSEKLRGPSHTHPPIAKPQEGV; from the coding sequence ATGAAAGCCAATCTCTCGGCGCCGTTCATCCACCGGCCGGTGATGACCACGGTCATCATGTCGGCGCTGCTGATTTTCGGATTGGTGGCCTACTTCACTCTGCCGATCAGCGAACTGCCAAATGTGGATTTCCCCACCATCCAGGTGCGCGCCAGCCTGCCCGGTGCCGATCCCAAAACCATGGCCTCGTCCGTGGCTACGCCGTTGGAGAAGCAGTTCACCACCATCGCCGGCCTGCAGTCCATGAATTCGACCAGCAGCACCGGCTCCACCGAAATCACCCTGCAATTCGATCTGTCGCGCAACATAGATGCCGCCGCCCAGGACGTGCAGACCGCGATTTCTCAAGCGACCCGCCAGTTGCCGAACAACATGCCGACGCCACCGACGCTGCGCAAGGTGAATCCAGCGGATTACTCAGTGGTGTACTTGGGCCTGACTGCAGAGCATGTGCCACTCACGCAACTGGACGAATACGCCGAAACCATCGTGGCTGAGCGCCTCTCCATGGTCCCGGGCGTGGCCCAGGTGAACGTGTTCGGCTCACACAAGTACGCCGTGCGCCTGTACATGAACCCCTACGCACTCGCCGCACGCAACCTGTCACTCAACCAGGTGGTCACGGCGGTGCAGAACGGTAATACCAATCTGCCCTCGGGCACCATGTATGGCGCTACCAGCACTTACACGGTGCAGGCCTCGGGACAACTGACCAACGCCAACGCCTACAACAAGTTGATCGTGGCCTATCAAAACGGCGCGCCGGTGCACCTCGACGACGTTGGCCAGGCGGTCAACAGCATCCAGCAGGACAAACAGGTCACGTATTTCTTTGACAACACCCAGGGCAACCATCAATTGCAGCCGGCTATCGTCCTTGGCGTGCAGCGGCAGCCTGGTTCCAATACCGTGCAGATCGCCCAGGATATCAGCAAGCTGCTGCCAGACCTGACGGCGAATGCACCGGGCGACGCCAGCCTGCATCTGATATATAGCCGCGGCACCTATATCAGCGCCTCGATTCACGAGGTCAAGTTCACGCTGATCCTGGCCATTTTCCTCGTGGTCATCGTGATCTTCGTGTTCCTGCGCAACATTCGCGCCACGGTGATCTCGGCACTGGCGCTGCCGACCTCCATCATCGGCACCTTCGCGGTCATGAAGGCGCTCGGCTTCAGCCTCGACAACCTCTCGCTCATGGCGCTGGTGCTGGCGGTGGGCTTCGTCGTGGACGACGCCATCGTCATGCTCGAGAACATCGTACGCTACCGTGAGAAGGGCGAACCCACGCTGCGCGCCGCGCTCATCGGCAGCAAGGAGATCGGCTTCACGGTGCTGTCCATGACGCTGTCGCTGGTGGCGGTGTTCCTGCCAATCCTGCTCATGGGCGGCCTGCTGGGGCGTCTGTTCCGCGAGTTCGCCATCACGGTATCGGTCGCCATCCTGATTTCGGGGCTGGTATCGCTCACGCTCACACCCATGTTGTGCAGCCGCTTCCTCAAGGAGAGCGGAACGCACGGCAAGCTCTACGCCACGCTGGAAAAGGCCTTTGACAAATCCCGCGACTGGTACGTGAAGACGCTCAGCTGGTCGGTGGACCACTGGCGCAGCATGCTGGTGGTGGCGGCGGCCATGCTGGTGCTCACCTTCTATTTCTTCGCGGTAGTGCCCAAGGGCTTCATTCCTTCGGAAGACACCGGCCAGGTGTTCATGAGCACCGAGGCGCCGAGCGGCATCACCTTTGACGAGCTCAAGGCTTTGCAGACGCGCGTTACCAAAATCGTGCAGCAGAATCCCGGCGTAGCGAGCGCCATGTCGAGTGCCGGCCAGGGCCACGGCGCTTCGGCGAGCAGCTACGGCGGCTGGGGTATGATCGGTTTGAAACCCGAGAGCGAGCGGCGCTACAGCGCCGACCAAATCATCCAGCAGTTGCGCAAGGCGGTGGCGCCGGTGCACGACATGCAGGTGTACTTCCAGAATCCGCCCGCCATTCGCATTGGAGGTTTCTCCGGCAACGGCGATTTCACCTATATATTGCAAGGCTTGGACGTGGATTCCCTGGACCAGGCGGCCACAAAATTCCTGCCCAAACTGCAGGCGGTGCCGGGTCTGCAGGACGTGGATAGCGATCTGGTGCTCAATAATCCGCAGATCAATATCAACATCCTGCGCAATACCGCCTCCACCCTCGGTGTGAATGCCACCGCCATCCAGTCCACGCTCTACAACGCTTACGGTGGCAACGAGATCAGCACCATCTTCGGTTCCAGCGACGAGTTTTACGTGATGATGCAGTTGGCGCCGCAATACCAATCAGACATACAGGCGCTGAATGCCTTGTACGTGCCCTCGGACACCGGCAATCTGGTGCCGCTGCGCACGGTCGCCGATCTCACGCCCGGCGTGGGTCCGACGCAGGTGGACCATTACCAGCAGCTGCCGTCGGTGGCCTTCTCCTTCAACCTCGCGCCGGGAGTGTCGCTGGGTGAGGCCGCAAGCCGCGTGCAACAACTTGCCGCGAGCGCTCTACCCTCCGACATCACCGGCGTGTTCGCCGGCAACGCCGCCACCTTCCAGGATTCCCTGGTGCAACTTCCGATCCTGCTGATCATCACCGTGCTGGTGATCTACATGGTGCTGGCGATCCTCTACGAGCACTTCATCCACCCGATCACCATTCTCACCGCCCTGCCGCTCGCCATGGTGGGCGCGCTGCTCACGCTCATCCTGTTCGGCCAGCAGCTCGACATCTTCAGCTTCGTGGGCCTCATCATGCTGGTGGGGCTGGTGAAAAAGAACGGCATCATCATGGTGGACTTCGCCATCCAGATGAAACGCGACCACAATCTGAACGCCCGGGATGCAGTCATCGAGGCCTGCAAGGTGCGCTTCCGGCCCATCATGATGACCACCTTTGCCGCAATTCTCGGTGTGCTGCCGATCGCGGTGAGCACCGGCATGGGCACCGAAGCGCGCCGGCCGCTTGGCATCGCCGTGGTCGGCGGCCTGATCTTCTCGCAGGCGCTGACGCTCTACATCACCCCAGCCTTCTACGTGGCCATGGAGCATCTGTCGGAAAAGCTCCGCGGCCCCTCGCATACGCATCCGCCGATCGCCAAACCGCAGGAAGGCGTTTGA
- a CDS encoding dienelactone hydrolase family protein, with the protein MSDSTNVKINASLDGYAVHPKGKGPFPGLVVMMEAYGITGHIKGVCERLAKSGFVAVAPDIFHGEVISYTDTARIMAKIPTLSDAQILQEIGATLDWLSAQKNVNQDRLGTIGFCMGGRHAFLANCRYPDRVKAAVGFYGGGIAAEGPKDRFGRTPPIGEADRMQAPVFLGYGADDTGIPPVEHARIAEKLSSLKKRYTLAVYPGAGHAFLCEERVNYAPAAAARAWSEALEFLRVELKS; encoded by the coding sequence ATGAGCGATTCCACCAACGTAAAAATCAACGCCAGCCTGGATGGCTACGCCGTGCACCCCAAGGGCAAGGGTCCGTTTCCCGGTCTGGTGGTCATGATGGAAGCCTACGGCATCACCGGCCACATAAAGGGCGTATGCGAGCGGCTGGCGAAATCTGGCTTCGTGGCCGTGGCACCGGATATCTTCCACGGCGAAGTCATCAGCTACACCGACACCGCCAGGATCATGGCGAAGATTCCGACGCTCAGTGACGCGCAGATACTGCAGGAAATCGGCGCAACCCTCGATTGGCTCAGCGCACAGAAGAACGTCAACCAGGACCGGCTCGGCACCATCGGCTTCTGCATGGGCGGCCGCCATGCCTTCCTGGCCAACTGTCGCTACCCGGACCGAGTCAAGGCGGCGGTGGGATTCTACGGCGGCGGCATCGCGGCGGAAGGTCCGAAAGATCGTTTCGGCCGCACTCCGCCAATTGGCGAGGCCGACAGAATGCAGGCACCGGTGTTTCTGGGCTACGGCGCCGACGACACCGGCATCCCGCCCGTGGAACACGCGCGCATCGCGGAGAAACTTTCCTCACTCAAAAAACGCTACACGCTCGCGGTGTATCCCGGCGCCGGTCACGCATTCCTGTGCGAGGAACGCGTCAACTATGCCCCGGCCGCAGCCGCGCGCGCCTGGTCGGAAGCTCTGGAATTTCTGCGTGTGGAACTCAAAAGCTGA
- a CDS encoding glycosyl hydrolase translates to MRQPRRLLLPLLILLLLAPAYAAAPAPKVDPYLSVLQWRLIGPFRGGRSVAVAGVASAEQTFYFGATGGGLWKTTDGGISWHNVSDKFFKTAPVGALAVAPSDANVIYAGMGESFIRGDMITGDGMYKSTDAGKTWEHIGLENTHVISEIAVDPRDANTVYVAALGHVFGPNPERGIFKSIDGGQTWKKVLYVNDETGGADIAIDAHNPRILFASMWQTYRRPWTFSSGGAGSGLYKSTDGGATWKNISTSPGLPTGILGKIGVSVSGADPNRIYALIEAKEGGVFRSDNGGATWQRQFHGAELTQRAWYYMRIYADPKNADVVYAPQVDGLFKSVDGGASFTPLDTPHGDNHVMWINPQHPQIMVEGNDGGATVSYDGGKSWSSEDNQPTAQIYHVTVDNEFPFHIYGAQQDNSSIDIANRGEGGGIGPSDWQPSAGGESGWIVPDPANPCVVYGGGYSGLLERLDKCTRQSRLLDPWPDNPMGHAAADLKQRFQWTYPILVPAIEPHTIYVGSQYVFRSRDDGMSWQQISPDLTRNDKAKQIAAGGPLTKDNTSVEYYDTVFALAESPVKAGVLWAGSDDGLVHVSTDDGAHWQNVTPKGLPEWSTVAIIEPSHFDAGTVYLAAYRYRQDDFHPYLFRTTNYGQSWTAIDDGIPADEPTFTVRQDTQDPNLLFAGTQRGAYVSFDGGARWQSLQLNLPAVQVSDMTIQPRESTLVLATHGRAFWALDDLGYLRQLASVQKGATHVFAPAHAYLLNGGFGFGGGGEGQNPPNGAVIYYNLESAPAAGQEIKLAFYDAGGKLIREYTSKTNASGEPVKAEPDFHTSGKPQPGQLPDKAGMNRFAWNLSYPDVTHVSDAVLWFGSQRGPRVLPGSYTVKLTVAGQTYSQPLTVLNDPRSKMSADDLTARQALLMQIYAEFDATNKAINGLRSLRSQINDVESRYAKSPQAKALGEDAQPLLAELTAIEDALIQSKAHASEDVLNYPIRLNNKLAALLTSVEFSNSRPTAQDQAVYEELKAQTDTQLAHWQSVKTGALPALNAKIQALSLPAIYLKP, encoded by the coding sequence TCCGGCCTATGCGGCGGCACCGGCACCCAAGGTCGATCCCTATCTGAGCGTTCTCCAATGGCGGCTGATCGGGCCGTTCCGCGGCGGCCGTTCGGTGGCGGTGGCAGGCGTGGCGAGCGCGGAGCAAACGTTTTACTTCGGCGCCACCGGCGGCGGGCTGTGGAAAACCACCGACGGCGGAATTTCCTGGCACAACGTGTCCGACAAGTTCTTCAAGACCGCGCCGGTCGGCGCGCTCGCAGTCGCGCCTTCGGACGCCAACGTCATTTACGCCGGCATGGGCGAGTCCTTCATCCGCGGCGACATGATCACCGGCGACGGCATGTATAAATCCACCGACGCCGGCAAGACCTGGGAGCACATCGGGCTGGAGAACACCCACGTGATCAGCGAGATCGCGGTGGATCCGCGCGACGCGAACACCGTGTACGTCGCGGCGCTGGGCCACGTGTTCGGCCCCAATCCGGAGCGTGGCATATTCAAGTCCATCGACGGCGGCCAGACCTGGAAGAAAGTCCTGTACGTGAACGATGAAACCGGCGGCGCGGACATTGCCATCGATGCGCACAATCCGCGCATCCTGTTTGCCTCGATGTGGCAGACGTACCGGCGCCCGTGGACGTTCTCAAGCGGCGGCGCGGGCAGCGGCCTGTACAAATCCACCGACGGCGGCGCAACCTGGAAGAATATTTCCACGAGCCCCGGCCTGCCGACCGGCATCCTCGGCAAGATCGGCGTGTCGGTATCCGGCGCCGATCCCAACCGCATTTACGCCCTCATCGAAGCCAAGGAGGGTGGCGTATTCCGCTCGGACAACGGCGGCGCGACCTGGCAGCGGCAGTTCCACGGCGCGGAACTGACGCAGCGCGCTTGGTACTACATGCGCATCTACGCCGATCCCAAGAATGCCGACGTGGTGTACGCGCCGCAAGTGGACGGCCTGTTCAAGTCGGTGGACGGCGGTGCGAGCTTCACGCCGCTGGACACGCCGCACGGCGACAATCATGTAATGTGGATCAATCCGCAGCATCCGCAGATCATGGTGGAAGGCAATGACGGTGGCGCGACCGTGAGCTACGACGGCGGCAAGAGCTGGAGCAGCGAGGACAACCAGCCCACCGCGCAGATTTACCACGTCACCGTGGACAATGAATTCCCGTTCCATATCTACGGCGCCCAACAGGACAACTCCAGCATTGACATCGCCAACCGCGGCGAGGGTGGCGGCATCGGCCCGAGCGACTGGCAGCCGTCGGCCGGCGGCGAAAGCGGCTGGATCGTGCCCGATCCCGCAAATCCCTGCGTGGTATATGGCGGGGGTTACAGCGGCCTGCTCGAGCGACTCGACAAGTGCACGCGGCAGTCGCGGCTCTTGGATCCCTGGCCGGACAATCCCATGGGACACGCCGCGGCCGACCTCAAACAGCGCTTCCAATGGACCTATCCGATTCTCGTGCCGGCCATTGAGCCGCATACTATTTATGTCGGTTCGCAATATGTGTTCCGCAGCCGCGACGACGGCATGAGCTGGCAGCAGATCAGCCCCGATCTCACGCGCAACGACAAGGCCAAACAGATCGCCGCGGGCGGCCCGCTTACCAAGGACAATACCTCGGTCGAGTACTACGACACGGTGTTCGCGCTGGCGGAATCGCCGGTGAAGGCGGGCGTGCTGTGGGCCGGCTCCGACGACGGCCTGGTGCACGTGTCCACCGACGACGGCGCGCACTGGCAGAACGTCACGCCCAAGGGACTGCCCGAATGGAGCACGGTGGCCATCATCGAGCCCTCGCACTTCGATGCGGGCACGGTGTATCTCGCCGCCTATCGTTATCGGCAGGATGATTTCCATCCGTATCTGTTCAGGACCACGAATTACGGCCAAAGCTGGACGGCGATTGACGACGGCATTCCGGCGGACGAACCGACGTTTACCGTTCGCCAGGACACGCAGGATCCCAACCTGCTGTTCGCCGGCACTCAGCGCGGCGCCTACGTATCGTTCGACGGTGGCGCGCGCTGGCAATCGCTGCAACTGAATCTGCCGGCGGTGCAGGTCTCGGACATGACCATCCAGCCGCGCGAGAGCACGCTGGTGCTTGCCACTCACGGGCGCGCCTTCTGGGCGCTGGACGATCTCGGCTATTTGCGCCAGCTTGCGTCCGTTCAGAAAGGCGCGACGCATGTGTTTGCGCCGGCGCACGCTTACCTGTTGAACGGCGGCTTCGGTTTTGGCGGCGGTGGTGAAGGCCAGAATCCGCCCAACGGCGCGGTGATTTACTACAATCTGGAATCCGCGCCGGCCGCGGGCCAGGAGATCAAGCTCGCCTTCTACGACGCGGGCGGCAAACTCATCCGCGAGTACACCAGCAAGACCAACGCCAGCGGCGAGCCGGTAAAAGCGGAGCCGGACTTCCACACCAGCGGCAAGCCACAACCCGGCCAGTTGCCGGACAAGGCCGGCATGAACCGCTTCGCCTGGAACCTGAGTTATCCCGACGTGACGCACGTGTCCGATGCAGTGCTGTGGTTCGGCAGCCAGCGCGGCCCGCGCGTGCTGCCGGGCAGCTACACGGTGAAACTCACGGTGGCCGGCCAGACCTACAGCCAGCCGCTCACGGTGTTGAATGATCCACGCTCGAAAATGAGCGCGGATGATCTGACCGCGCGCCAGGCACTGCTCATGCAGATTTACGCCGAGTTCGATGCGACCAATAAGGCCATCAACGGCCTGCGCAGTCTGCGCTCGCAGATCAACGACGTGGAGAGCCGTTACGCCAAGTCGCCGCAGGCCAAGGCACTCGGCGAGGATGCCCAGCCGCTGCTCGCTGAGTTGACCGCCATCGAAGATGCCCTCATCCAGAGCAAGGCCCACGCCAGCGAAGACGTGCTGAATTATCCGATCCGCCTGAACAACAAGCTGGCGGCGCTGCTGACCAGCGTGGAGTTCAGCAATTCACGGCCCACCGCCCAGGATCAGGCGGTGTACGAGGAGCTGAAGGCGCAAACCGACACGCAGTTGGCGCACTGGCAGTCAGTGAAAACCGGTGCGCTGCCGGCGTTGAATGCCAAAATTCAGGCGCTCAGTCTGCCGGCGATTTATCTCAAGCCCTGA